CGGTCGACGGCTACGGTCTGACCGGGTTGCGTGCCCGGGCCGCGGAAGTGGGCGGCAGGGCCCGGGTGCGCAGCGCGCCCGGCGAGGGCACGACCATCACCGTGTGTCTGCCCGTTCCAAGGAGTGACTCGTGATCCGCATCGTCCTGGCCGACGACCATCCCGTCGTACGGGAAGGGCTGCGCGCGATGCTCAGTGCCGAGCCCGACCTCGATGTGATCGCCGACGCGTCGAACGGCCCGCAGGCGGAGGCGCTGGCGGCCGAACTCCGGCCGGACATCGTCCTGATGGACCTGCGGATGCCGGGGGGCGACGGTGTCGACTCGATCGTGCGGATGACCGAGGCGGGGTTGGGCTGCCGGGTCATCGTGCTGACGACGTACGAGACGGACCGGGACATTCTGCGGGCGGTCGAGGCCGGAGCCGCGGGTTATCTGCTGAAGGACCTCCCTCGCGCCGAACTCGCCGACGCCGTCCGCTCCGCCGCGCGCGGCGAGACCGTGCTGGCCCCGTCCGTCGCCGCCCGACTCGTCGACCAGCTCCGTACGAAGCCGGAGCGGCCGAGGTTGTCCGAGCGTGAGACGGCGGTGCTGCGGCTGGTGGCGGAGGGCTGCACGAACGCCGAGATCGGGCGCCGTCTGTTCATCGGCGAGTCCACCGTGAAGACCCACCTGCTGCGGGCCTTCACCAAACTGGGGGTGGACGACCGAACCGCGGCGGTGACGAGCGCGATGCGCTTCGGCTTGCTGGACTGAGGACCGTGTATCTCGCCCCCGCCGCCCCTACCGGTCCCCTCCCCAAGCTGGGGGCTCCGGCCCAGACCCCGGCTGGGTTCTTCGACTGCGGGCCGGTGGGGGCTGGTCGCGCAGTTCCACGCGCCCCTTGGGAGCACCGGCGCGCATCTTCCAGCCCGTCCGGCGTTTGAGGACGAGGCCGTTCAGTCCGATCGGGGGTTTGGGGGCGGAGCCCCCGAGTAGGGAAGGGACGGGTAGGGGCGGCGGGGGCGAGAAAACCGGTTCTCAGCCCAGGCGCGTCTCGAGCTCCGCCACGATCTCGTTCACCCCGACCGCCACCTGCTCACCGGACTCCATGTCCTTGAGCTGCACCACACCCTCGGCGAGATCCCGCTCACCGGCGACGATCGCGTACCGCGCCCCCGACCGGTTCGCGTTCTTCATCGCCCCCTTGAGCCCCTTGGACCCGTAGGAGAAGTCGGCGGCGATACCGAGCTTGCGCAGCTCGGTCATCTTGGCGAAGAGCACCCGACGGGCCTCCTCACCGAGCGGAACGGCGAACACGCTGGTGGCCGCGGGGAGTTCGAGCGAGACACCCTCCGCCTCCAGGGCGAGCACCGTGCGGTCGACACCGAGCGCCCAGCCCACCGAAGGCAGCGCGGGCCCGCCGATCATCTCGGACAGCCCGTCGTAGCGCCCGCCGCCGCCCACCGCGGACTGGGAGCCCAGACCGTCGTGGACGAACTCGAAGGTGGTCCGCGTGTAGTAGTCCAGGCCGCGCACCAGCTTGGGGTCGTCCTCGAAGGCAACGCCCGCCTCCGTGATCAGCTCGCGCACCTCCTCGTGGTACGCCTTGCACGCGTCGCAGAGGTAGTCACGGAGCAACGGCGCGCCGACCAGCTGCTTCTGCACGTCGTCGCGCTTGTCGTCGAGGACCCGGAGGGGGTTGATCTCGGCGCGGCGCAGCGTGTCCTCGTCCAGGTCGAGGCCGCGCAGGAAGTCCTGCAGGGCTGCCCGGTACACCGGACGGCACTCCTGGTCGCCCAGCGAGTTCAGCAGGATGCGGAAGTCCCGCAGCCCCAGCGACCGGTACGCCTGGTCCGCCAGGATGATCAGCTCGGCGTCGAGTGCCGGATCCTCCGCACCGATCGCCTCGGCGCCGACCTGCGAGAAGTGGCGGTAGCGGCCCTTCTGGGGACGCTCGTAGCGGTAGTAGGAGCCCGAGTACCAGAGCTTGACGGGGAGGTTGCCGGCCTTGTGCAGGTTGGCCTCCAGCGCGGCGCGCAGTACGGAGGCCGTGCCCTCGGGGCGCAGGGCGAGCTGGTCGCCGCCCTTGGTCTCGAAGGCGTACATCTCCTTGGTCACGATGTCGGTGGACTCACCGACACCGCGCGCGAAGAGCTCGACGTTCTCGAAGCCGGGCGTCTCGATGTAGCCGTAGCCGGAGTTGCGCAGCGGCGCGGCGATCGCCTCGCGCACGGCGAGGTACTTGGCGCTCTCCGGCGGGATCAGGTCGTACGTGCCCTTGGGGGCCTTGAAGGTGCTCACGAAGGTCTCTCGTCACATTCCTCGTCGGGGAGCGGGTTCGGCGCCGCGCGCTTGGCGGTCCGCCGCCACCTGCCGCAGATACGGGTTGGTGGCGCGCTCCTGGCCGATGGTCGTCTGGGGGCCGTGGCCGGACAGCACCACGGTCGAGTCGTCGAGCGGCAGGCACACACGGGCCAGCGAGCCGAGCATCTCGTCCATGTCACCGCCGGGCAGGTCGGTGCGTCCGATGGAGCCGGCGAAGAGCAGATCGCCCGAGAAGAAGACCGACGGAATGTCTGATCCGTCGCGGGCTTCGGGCATCTGGAAGGTCACCGACCCCTTCGTATGGCCGGGCGCGTGCGCGACGGACAGCTCCAGACCGGCCAGCTCCAGCCGCGTGCCGTCGGTGAGCGTCCGCACGTCGTCCGGCTCACCCACGGTCAGCTCGCCCATCAGCGGCATGCCGATGGACCGGCCGAGCGCCCGCTCCGGGTCGCTCATCATGTACCGGTCGTCGGGGTGGATCCAGGCCGGTACGTCGTGGGCACCGCAGACGGGCACGACCGAGGCCACGTGGTCGATGTGGCCGTGGGTGAGGACGACGGCGACGGGCTTGAGCCGATGCTTCTTGAGTGCGTCCTCGACTCCCTGGGCGGCCTGATGGCCCGGGTCGATGATCACGCACTCCTCACCGGCGGCGGGGGCGACCAGGTAACAGTTGGTGCCCCAGGCCCCGGCGGGGAACCCGGCAATGAGCACGATCGTCCTTCGTGGTGGCGTACGCGTGATGCCGTACGGGGTGGGTGGCTGTGGATCAGAGCCTACCGGCGCTGCCGATTCCTCAGCTAACCCATATACGGTACGGGGCACACGCAGGCGGTCGGCTCACAAGACGCACGCGTCCCACTTGACGTACGAGACGCATGAGGAGATAACCCGGTGGTCACCCAGGAACAGCGGCGGCGTCAGCTCGCCCGGGAGAAGTTCTTGCGGCAGCAGCAGCGGCGTACGGCCGCGCGGCGCAAGTCACACATGCGCAATACGGTGGTCGCGTCGGTCCTCGGCGTGATCGTCGTCGGCGGTGTGGTGTCGTACGCGACCGGGCTCTTCAAGAACGACGGCAAGAAGGCCAACGCGGGCGCGGAGGTCACGCCGAGCGCCTCCCCGACCAGCAAGGCGCCGGACCCGTGCGCCAAGCCCGCCGAAGGCGCGGTGAAGTCGCTGAGCTGGAAGACGGAGCCGGCGATGGCCATCGACAAGTCGGCGGCCTACACGATGAAGCTGGCGACGACCTGCGGCGACATCGACGTCGCGCTGAAGACGGCCGCGGCCCCGCACACGGTGAACTCGTTCGACTTCCTCGCGGGCAAGGGGTTCTTCGACCACACCAAGTGCCACCGTCTCACCACGAACGGCATCTACGTGCTGCAGTGCGGTGACCCGAAGGGCACCGGCAGCGGCGGTCCGGGGTACACGATCCCGGACGAGAACCTGAAGGACACCAGCCTCAAGGGCGGCGTCTACCCGGCGGGCACGATCGCGATGGCCAACACGGGCCAGAAGCACACCGGTGGCAGCCAGTTCTTCCTCGTGTACCAGGACAGTCAGCTACCGGCCAGCTACACACCGTTCGGAACTATTTCCAAGTCCGGTCTCACGGTTCTCAAGAAGATCGCCGCGGCCGGAGAGAGCACAGGCCAGGGCGACGGGGCGCCCAACGCGACGGTCGTGATCAACAAACTGACCGTGACGAAATCCTGACCGTCAACTGCGAAATTTCGGTCGCGCTGGATGCGGACAGCCGCCGGGCTGGTCGCCTATGTTGGCCGTGACGAAACTGTGGACGATGCCCAGGGGCGCTGAAGCCCCTCGCAGGCATCATGTGGAGGAGGCGCTGTGAGCAGCGACCCGTGGGGCCGCGTCGACGAGACGGGGACCGTGTACGTGCGTACGGCCGACGGCGAGCAGGTCGTCGGTTCCTGGCAGGCCGGCTCCCCTGATGAGGCGCTGGCCTACTTCGAGCGCAAGTACGAAGGCCTGGTTGTCGAGATCGGCCTCCTCGAGCGACGAGTGAAAACCACCGACCTGTCGGCGAAGGACGCTCAGGTCGCGATCGACCATATTCGCGAACAGGTGGACGCCCACCACGCGGTCGGCGATCTGCAGGCGCTGAAGAAGCGGCTGGACAAGCTCGTCGAGACGGTCGACGCGCGCCGTGAGGAGCGCAAGGTCCAGCGTGCGAAGCAGTCCGACGAGGCGCGGCACGCCAAGGAGGCGCTGGTCGTCGAGGCGGAGGAGCTGGCGCAGAGCGACCAGTGGCGGGCGGCCGGTGAGCGGCTGCGCTCCCTGGTGGACACCTGGAAGGGGCTGCCGCGGCTCGACCGCAAGTCGGACGACGAGCTGTGGCACCGCTTCTCGCACGCGCGCTCGGCGTTCTCCAAGCGCCGCAAGGCGCACTTCGCCTCGCTGGACGCGCAGCGCGAGGATGCCCGCAAGACCAAGGAGAAGCTGGTCGCGGAGGCCGAGTCGCTGTCCGCCTCCACGGACTGGGGTCCGACGGCGGCGCGTTACCGCGAGCTGATGGCGGACTGGAAGGCCGCGGGCCGCGCGCAGCGTGAGCACGAGGACGACCTGTGGAACCGCTTCCGCGGCGCCCAGGACGTGTTCTTCGCGGCGCGCAGCTCGGTCTTCGCCGAGCGGGACGCCGAGCAGTCGGAGAACCTGAAGCTCAAGGAGGAGCTGGCCGAGGAGGCCGAGAAGCTCGTCCCGGTGCAGGACCTCAAGGCCGCCCGCGCCGCCTTCCGTTCCATCAACGAGCGCTGGGAGGCCATCGGGCACGTGCCCCGTGACGCCCGCCCGAAGGTCGAGGGCCGGATGCACGCGGTGGAGCGGGCTCTGCAGGAGTCCGAGGAGGCCGAGTGGCGCCGGACCAACCCGGAGGCACGCGCGCGTGCCGAGGGTCTGACCGGTCAGCTGCAGGCCGCCGTGGACAAGCTTCAGGGCCAGATCGAGACGGCGCGCGCCGCGGGCAACACTTCGAGGGCCGACAAGCTCCAGAAGGAGCTCGATGGCCGTCAGGCGCTGCTCGACCAGGCGTTGAAGGGTCTCCAGGAGTTCGGCGGCTGAGGCGGCCGAGGCGGCTGGGTTTTCCCGCCACTACGTAGAGGGGCTCCCGTACGGTGCGTACGGGAGCCCCTCTACGTAGTGGGCCGTGGATGGGCCGGGTACGTCAGGACCCGTCGGAGGGCCTGCGCGCCGAGGTCACCCGGTACACGTCGTACACGCCCTCCACGCCCCTGACCGCCTTCAGGACGTGCCCCAGGTGCTTGGGGTCGCCCATCTCGAAGGTGAAGCGAGAGGTGGCGACACGGTCGCGGGAGGTCTGGACGGCCGCGGACAGGATGTTGACGTGCTGGTCGGACAGGACGCGGGTGACGTCCGACAGGAGCCGGGAGCGGTCCAGGGCCTCGACCTGGATGGCCACCAGGAAGACCGAGGACTGGGTGGGGGCCCACTCGACCTCGAGGATGCGCTCGGGCTCACGGGAGAGCGAGTCGACGTTGACGCAGTCGCTGCGGTGCACCGATACGCCGCTGCCGCGGGTGACGAAGCCGATGATCGGGTCGCCGGGGACGGGCGTACAACAGCGGGCGAGCTTGACCCACACGTCATCGACGCCCTTGACGACGACACCCGGGTCGGCGTTGGAGCGGCGCTTGCGGCCACGCCCGCGCGCGGGCGGAACGCTCTCGTCGATCTCCTCGGTGGCCGCCTCCTCGCCGCCGAGGGCCTGCACCAGCTTCTGCACGACGCTCTGCGCGGTGACATGGCCCTCGCCGATCGCCGCGTACAGCGAGGAGATGTCGGGGTAGCGCATCTCGTGCGCGAGGGTGACCAGGGAGTCGCCGGTGAGGATGCGCTGGATCGGCAGGTTCTGCTTGCGCATCGCCCGGGCGATGGCGTCCTTGCCCTGCTCGATGGCCTCGTCGCGGCGCTCCTTGGAGAACCAGGCGCGGATCTTGTTACGGGCGCGCGGGGACTTCACGAAGCCCAGCCAGTCGCGCGAGGGGCCCGCACCGGCCGCCTTGGAGGTGAAGACCTCCACCAAGTCGCCGTTGTCCAGGGTGGATTCGAGCGGGACAAGGCGTCCGTTGACCCGTGCGCCTATCGTCCGGTGGCCGACCTCCGTGTGGACCGCGTACGCGAAGTCCACCGGTGTCGCGCCGGCCGGAAGCGCTATGACGTCACCCTTGGGCGTGAAGACGAAGACCTCGTTGCGGGACAGGTCGAAGCGCAGGGACTCCAGGAACTCGCTCGGGTCCTCGGTCTCCTTCTGCCAGTCGAGCAACTGGCGCAGCCACGCCATGTCGTTGACGGTGTCCTGCCCCGCGCTGCCCTTGGCCGCCCGGGGCACGTCGGTGCGGATCTTGGAGGAACCGGCGACGGTCTCCTGCTTGTACTTCCAGTGCGCGGCGATGCCGTACTCGGCACGGCGGTGCATGTCGAACGTGCGGATCTGGAGTTCGACCGGCTTGCCGTTGGGCCCGATGACCGTCGTGTGCAGCGACTGGTACATGTTGAACTTGGGCATCGCGATGTAGTCCTTGAACCGGCCGGGGACCGGGTTCCATCGCGCGTGCACGGTGCCGAGGGCCGCGTAGCAGTCGCGGACGGTGTCCACGAGGACGCGGATGCCCACCAGGTCGTAGATCTCCGCGAAGTCACGGCCTCGTACGATCATCTTCTGGTAGACGGAGTAGTAGTGCTTCGGGCGGCCGGTGACCGTCGCCTTGATGCGGGCGGCGCGCAGGTCGGCCTGGACCTCGTCGGTCACTATGGCGAGGTATTCGTCGCGCTTGGGGGCGCGCTCGGCGACCAGGCGCACGATCTCGTCGTACATCTTGGGGTAGAGGATCGCGAACGCGAGGTCCTCCAGCTCCCACTTGATGGTGTTCATGCCCAGGCGGTGGGCGAGCGGCGCGTAGATCTCCAGGGTCTCGCGCGCTTTCTTCTCCTGCTTCTCGCGCTTGAGGTAGCGCATGGTGCGCATGTTGTGCAGACGGTCGGCGAGCTTGATGACCAGGACGCGGGGGTCCTTGGCCATGGCGACGACCATCTTGCGGACCGTCTCGGCCTGCGCGGCCTCGCCGAACTTGACCTTGTCGAGCTTGGTGACGCCGTCGACGAGCAGGGCGACCTGGTCGCCGAAGTCGCGCCTGAGCGTGTCCAGGCCGTACTCGGTGTCCTCGACGGTGTCGTGCAGGAGACCGGCCATCAGCGTGGCGGGGTCCATGCCCAGCTCGGCGAGGATCGTCGTGACGGCGAGCGGGTGCGTGATGTACGGGTCGCCGCTCTTGCGCTTCTGACCGCGGTGCCAGCGCTCGGCGACCTGGTAGGCCTTCTCGATCTGCCGCAGCGTCGACGTCTCGATCTTCGGGTCGTTGCTGCGCACTATCCGCAGCAACGGCTCCAGGACCGGGTTGTACGGGTTCGAGCGCTGCACGCCGAGCCGGGCCAGGCGGGCGCGGACGCGGTTGGAGGAGGAGCTGGGGCGGCCGGACGGAGCGGCGGCGGAACGGACCGCCGGAGTCTTCGCGGGGCGCTCGGAAGGGGCCGGCTTGGGGCGTGGCTGCTCGGCCGCCTTGCCGTCGGGCGCGGACTGGGCGTGCTCGACCGGCCCGCTCGTGGCGTTCTTGGCGGGCGTCGCCGCGGGGGCCGAGGCAGTCTCGGGCTTGGCGGCGGTGAGTGGCTGGGCCTCGTCTGGCAAGAGGGCTCCTCGTGCGCGTTCCGGGTCCCCCGGTCAGGCTCCGGAAACCCCATGGTAGCGATCCTGGGCACCGGGCTCGCTTTCGGCCGCTGGGACGGCCTCGTACAGAAGGAACGCCAGAGGCGGGCTCCGGATTCCTCCGGGCCCGCCTCCACGGTGTCCTACGGGTGTCTCAGGGCCTTCCCAGGCCTTTCCCGGGGCTTTCCCCGAGGTGTCGCGAACGCGGCCCTCAGACCTTGAGGAGCGCCTCCAGCGGAGCGCCCGCGAGAGCAGGCTCCAGACGGCCACGGCCGCCGAGGAACCCGAGCTCCATCAGCACGGCGACGCCCGCGACCTCGGCGCCCGCCCGGCGGATGAGCCGGAGCGAGGCCTCGGCGGTGCCGCCGGTGGCGAGGACGTCGTCGACGACCAGGATGCGGTCGGCCGCGGTCAGGTCCTCGGCGTGCACCTCGATCTCGGCCGAGCCGTACTCCAGGTCGTACGCCTGCGACAGGGTCGCTCCGGGGAGCTTGCCCGCCTTGCGTACGGGGATGAAGCCGATCCCGGCGCGGACGGCGACCGGGGCGCCGAGGATGAAGCCACGGGCCTCCAGACCGACGATCTTCGTGGCCTCGGCGCGCACGGCGATCTCCGCCAGGGCGTCGGTGAGCGCCGTGAAGGCCGCCGGGTCCGCCAGGAGCGGGGTGATGTCCTTGAACATCACACCCGGCTCCGGGTAGTCGGCCACGTCGCGGATACGGCTGAGCAGCAGCGTCGTGATGTCCGTGAGCTCGGTCATCGGCGCTTCCCCGAGGGTCGGCCGCGACCTCGGTTGCGGGACGCGGGCTGGTTGCGCGGGCCGACGACCATGGGCGCGTCGTCCTCCGGCTCGTCGTCCAGCATCACGTCGGAGACCTCGGTCTCCAGGGGCTCGCCCTTGGCGGCGGCCTGGGCCCGCTTGGCGAGGACGCGCTTCCTGAGGGCCTTCATCTGCGGCTCGCGCTCCTTGAGGTCGGCGACGAGCGGCGTGGCGATGAAGATCGAGGAGTACGCACCGGCCGCGAGGCCGACGAACAGCGACAGCGAGATGTCGTTGAGCATGCCCGCGCCGAGGACACCGCCACCGATGAACAGCAGGCCGGCGACCGGCAGCAGCGCGACCACCGTGGTGTTGATCGAACGGACCAGGGTGCCGTTGATCGAGCGGTCGGCGATCTCGCTGTACGTGTAGCGGGTCTGCTTGGTGATGTCCTTCGTCTGCTCCTTGAGGCTGTCGAAGACGACGACCGTGTCGTAGAGCGAGTAACCGAGGATGG
This portion of the Streptomyces mirabilis genome encodes:
- a CDS encoding response regulator transcription factor; this encodes MIRIVLADDHPVVREGLRAMLSAEPDLDVIADASNGPQAEALAAELRPDIVLMDLRMPGGDGVDSIVRMTEAGLGCRVIVLTTYETDRDILRAVEAGAAGYLLKDLPRAELADAVRSAARGETVLAPSVAARLVDQLRTKPERPRLSERETAVLRLVAEGCTNAEIGRRLFIGESTVKTHLLRAFTKLGVDDRTAAVTSAMRFGLLD
- the hisS gene encoding histidine--tRNA ligase, coding for MSTFKAPKGTYDLIPPESAKYLAVREAIAAPLRNSGYGYIETPGFENVELFARGVGESTDIVTKEMYAFETKGGDQLALRPEGTASVLRAALEANLHKAGNLPVKLWYSGSYYRYERPQKGRYRHFSQVGAEAIGAEDPALDAELIILADQAYRSLGLRDFRILLNSLGDQECRPVYRAALQDFLRGLDLDEDTLRRAEINPLRVLDDKRDDVQKQLVGAPLLRDYLCDACKAYHEEVRELITEAGVAFEDDPKLVRGLDYYTRTTFEFVHDGLGSQSAVGGGGRYDGLSEMIGGPALPSVGWALGVDRTVLALEAEGVSLELPAATSVFAVPLGEEARRVLFAKMTELRKLGIAADFSYGSKGLKGAMKNANRSGARYAIVAGERDLAEGVVQLKDMESGEQVAVGVNEIVAELETRLG
- a CDS encoding MBL fold metallo-hydrolase; translation: MLIAGFPAGAWGTNCYLVAPAAGEECVIIDPGHQAAQGVEDALKKHRLKPVAVVLTHGHIDHVASVVPVCGAHDVPAWIHPDDRYMMSDPERALGRSIGMPLMGELTVGEPDDVRTLTDGTRLELAGLELSVAHAPGHTKGSVTFQMPEARDGSDIPSVFFSGDLLFAGSIGRTDLPGGDMDEMLGSLARVCLPLDDSTVVLSGHGPQTTIGQERATNPYLRQVAADRQARGAEPAPRRGM
- a CDS encoding peptidylprolyl isomerase, which codes for MVTQEQRRRQLAREKFLRQQQRRTAARRKSHMRNTVVASVLGVIVVGGVVSYATGLFKNDGKKANAGAEVTPSASPTSKAPDPCAKPAEGAVKSLSWKTEPAMAIDKSAAYTMKLATTCGDIDVALKTAAAPHTVNSFDFLAGKGFFDHTKCHRLTTNGIYVLQCGDPKGTGSGGPGYTIPDENLKDTSLKGGVYPAGTIAMANTGQKHTGGSQFFLVYQDSQLPASYTPFGTISKSGLTVLKKIAAAGESTGQGDGAPNATVVINKLTVTKS
- a CDS encoding DUF349 domain-containing protein encodes the protein MSSDPWGRVDETGTVYVRTADGEQVVGSWQAGSPDEALAYFERKYEGLVVEIGLLERRVKTTDLSAKDAQVAIDHIREQVDAHHAVGDLQALKKRLDKLVETVDARREERKVQRAKQSDEARHAKEALVVEAEELAQSDQWRAAGERLRSLVDTWKGLPRLDRKSDDELWHRFSHARSAFSKRRKAHFASLDAQREDARKTKEKLVAEAESLSASTDWGPTAARYRELMADWKAAGRAQREHEDDLWNRFRGAQDVFFAARSSVFAERDAEQSENLKLKEELAEEAEKLVPVQDLKAARAAFRSINERWEAIGHVPRDARPKVEGRMHAVERALQESEEAEWRRTNPEARARAEGLTGQLQAAVDKLQGQIETARAAGNTSRADKLQKELDGRQALLDQALKGLQEFGG
- a CDS encoding bifunctional (p)ppGpp synthetase/guanosine-3',5'-bis(diphosphate) 3'-pyrophosphohydrolase, which produces MPDEAQPLTAAKPETASAPAATPAKNATSGPVEHAQSAPDGKAAEQPRPKPAPSERPAKTPAVRSAAAPSGRPSSSSNRVRARLARLGVQRSNPYNPVLEPLLRIVRSNDPKIETSTLRQIEKAYQVAERWHRGQKRKSGDPYITHPLAVTTILAELGMDPATLMAGLLHDTVEDTEYGLDTLRRDFGDQVALLVDGVTKLDKVKFGEAAQAETVRKMVVAMAKDPRVLVIKLADRLHNMRTMRYLKREKQEKKARETLEIYAPLAHRLGMNTIKWELEDLAFAILYPKMYDEIVRLVAERAPKRDEYLAIVTDEVQADLRAARIKATVTGRPKHYYSVYQKMIVRGRDFAEIYDLVGIRVLVDTVRDCYAALGTVHARWNPVPGRFKDYIAMPKFNMYQSLHTTVIGPNGKPVELQIRTFDMHRRAEYGIAAHWKYKQETVAGSSKIRTDVPRAAKGSAGQDTVNDMAWLRQLLDWQKETEDPSEFLESLRFDLSRNEVFVFTPKGDVIALPAGATPVDFAYAVHTEVGHRTIGARVNGRLVPLESTLDNGDLVEVFTSKAAGAGPSRDWLGFVKSPRARNKIRAWFSKERRDEAIEQGKDAIARAMRKQNLPIQRILTGDSLVTLAHEMRYPDISSLYAAIGEGHVTAQSVVQKLVQALGGEEAATEEIDESVPPARGRGRKRRSNADPGVVVKGVDDVWVKLARCCTPVPGDPIIGFVTRGSGVSVHRSDCVNVDSLSREPERILEVEWAPTQSSVFLVAIQVEALDRSRLLSDVTRVLSDQHVNILSAAVQTSRDRVATSRFTFEMGDPKHLGHVLKAVRGVEGVYDVYRVTSARRPSDGS
- a CDS encoding adenine phosphoribosyltransferase, with the translated sequence MTELTDITTLLLSRIRDVADYPEPGVMFKDITPLLADPAAFTALTDALAEIAVRAEATKIVGLEARGFILGAPVAVRAGIGFIPVRKAGKLPGATLSQAYDLEYGSAEIEVHAEDLTAADRILVVDDVLATGGTAEASLRLIRRAGAEVAGVAVLMELGFLGGRGRLEPALAGAPLEALLKV